From Spodoptera frugiperda isolate SF20-4 chromosome 27, AGI-APGP_CSIRO_Sfru_2.0, whole genome shotgun sequence:
ATGGTATGTAGGAAGTGGTTACATAAGTTAGGTCTAGTTTTTCCTTGAAGTTATTTTAGTACATGTACCTAATAGGTAACTATTATACTATTGCCAAAAAACGTGTCAAATCCTGTTTGGTACTCCATTTAGGAAAAATGTCTTATCAGAAATGTTGATTGCAATCTCATAAGACAAATCTGCcatcattaatttttttggaaCTTAAAGGTTTTATCTAATGTCCTTTTGGTGGTTTAGTTTAAAAAGGCATGTTAATGTTAACAAGTGCGAGAGATCACATTTTATGCAGATTTGGATGATTTAATATGGGGATTATACCTAATTACCATCATGTCTCCTCAAAATATTATCAGAGCTCGAGTGTATCTTGTCCCACTATGACATAACATCAGAAACAAGTATCAATATCAACAGCTAACTGAAAATTCTTTGACTATTCCAGGAAGAGGAACTAGCCAATGCAATACTAGTGGTCCTGGCGAACAAGCAGGACATGGCAGGCTGCCTGACTGTGGCCGAGGTGCACCAGGCACTGGGCCTCGACGCGCTACGTGACCGCACCTTCCAGATCTTCAAGACTTCTGCCGTGCGCGGGGAGGGACTCGACCAGGCGATGGACTGGCTCTCCAATGCACTGCAGGCTCGGAAATAACACCTATAGGATGGTGAGTAACCTATATCATTAGTAAGTAATAATGAGACCCGCCCACTCTTAAAAATCACTTTTAAGGCACATACTTTAGCATGTAATCATCCTGTTCTCCCTTAATCTGGCTAAACCAAGTGGCTTTAGagagatttttaaatattttaactactCCGATTATGACGATTGGGAATACGATGTTTATTCATAATTGTACAAGatatttcttataattattaGCCTGACGTGCTAGAGTAACTAGCGGAATCTCTTCATGGGCTCTAGATTGCAGCTTTCAAAAGTTGTTGTAACAATCAAACCAGTTGAGTAATTTTATTCTCTCTATTTTCCAGCGTATAACTGAAGAGGCCACGTGATACAAGAAGGCTTGATGTGTGCGTGCGCGATGGACAGACATACCATAGTCACATGTAACGCCATTAGTTTTAGCATTCTACGTCGTCGCCGGTACACATTCACATTGGCTAGTCGGACGGAACATTATCAAGCTTTCTGGCAAATAAACCAACATTATTGGTGATGTACtctattatttagtattatttaaattggtcaaataagagtttaattttaaaacatcaatgtACTTCAATTTATTAGCTCTACAAGATACAATTCACGGCTTAAGTGTGATATTACTGTAACTGACAAACAAACATGTAACATCTTAGAAATAAAACTTGATATGAACTCAAAAAGTATTACACACTGTATCATCTTGAAGGCGGTCGCCCAGTGACACATATTAAATGGTATCCACACTTATGTTCATGCACCCAATGCAATCTATGCAAGTGACGCAACAAAACATAGCAAGCAAAGATACAGTTGGGTCTCGATACACACTATGGCCCATACTATGAAATCGTAGCATTGTCCAAGCAAGCGTCCATAGTCGAACGCTCTAATATAGACATATCTAACTAATTTATACCCGAGGCTTTGCCCGCGACTATTaacctatgtcctttctataaTTGGGatgtatgtattttgatataattgGTACATACTCCCAATTGATTATCCCATATCCCAATGCAGGATTGATTGAGTACATAAAGCTTAAAGAGGtaacaaaaaaacttactttcgcatttataatattagttagttgGGATAGCATGCATACTAAAATGACTATGTCAACGTTATTCTATGTGGCTTGTAATTACTTAATACTATATACATGtgttagttagttatttatataaatgaatTGTCATGCCAGTCACACGTTgcaaaataacaatattgatAACATGGTGCCACATTAGTtcaaccttttgaccgccagtcTTATGTATGAATGAGAAGTCACAAAGGGCTCAGCACGCTACTGTCACGCTAAATGACAAAATTTTAAACGAACATAAGTTTtaactttcttatttcttttctaatttttatttgtattaatttatattctttatttctttatatttcttctACATTTACGTAAGATGATTGAAACTTATGCAAAtcctaaaaaaactatttatgaatgaattttTAGTTTGGCACTTAGGGCATGTCTTTGCTCTTTGAcgtggcggtcaaaaggttaaaatgTTCTTGTTTGAATCCTACAAAAAGGAAGGGTTTGAGATGCTACTTATACTTTAGTGCTCACCACAAATGCATTAGTCTAGAGAAAGATTCCAGGCCCGTGTTCACAGCGCAACCACAGCGAAACTTATTTAAACACTGAAAGTATCTGTAATAAGCCAAAGTGTACTTAGGGACACTTTTAAAGAAGAATAGCAAGTTCAAAGCATGATTTATATTCTTTTACATGAAggtttttgattttgtttttaccaGTTGGCGCTAGTGTCGCTTTAAGTCCTATTAGCAAGCAGCTTAACGTTCAAACATTGGCTGATATGCAAATGTTCAGATGTTTGAAAACAATAGCACATGTGTTTGTCTTTGATGGGTAATATTTCTGtaataattgtatgtttgaGTTGTTTTTCTGTCTAAGTGTCCAAGCCCTTAAAGCAAGTTGCTTTTCTAAGGCGACGGCGGATTCtatgtaaaaacaaattgtttagtAACGGGATCGCGTACGGCGGCGGGTGTACCtatacataagttattattaattaatgattactattaattattatatattttgtatcagTGACGTTCACCAagctataatttatattattatgcggTAAGAGAGAAGATTGTTCCAAATACAATATCATGTATTAttcgtttttgtttcatttattcattaaaaaaatcgacGTATAACTATATCAAATAATTTCACTCTTTACAAAGGACCACTGGCATTTTCATCATATTCTGTCTTATCTGTAACAACAATAATGAAGTGTGAGATTATTCAAGTGGAGGTAAACATGAACTAGaaaacatgtaggtacctaatgacATGGTTCACGGAGAAAAACTAATACCTACTGCGGGATTGATTTCTTACGAAATTCTCATTAACATGTAATTTCGTTATAACTAGTGGTAGATATTtaacctacatatttttaaaacccGATCGAAATTATAACAAAGCTAATTGGAAAGTACCTAGTAgcagcaaaaaaatatttctaaatgagagattattttgaaatagctatacagaattaaaaaaagaaatagaaattaCCACAATCGAGAGACTTTTGATATTTATCAATGCACTCTTGTACTAATAGTTCAACCTTTCGTTTTTGTTCATCTCTTTCTCTAATTCTCTTGTACTCTTCTTGTTCTTCCTCGAGGGTGGGCCATCGTCTCTTCCGAGGGTCAATTTTGAGGCATTCCTCGCAATCCTCTATTTCTGAATCTTCAATGGTTACAGCTGTATGAGTACTATACTCTTCACCATAAGGGATTGGTCTACTAGACATTGGTAGTGCAGTGATGGTAGACGGGGGGGAGGATTTGCATCCTATGGAGAGTAGTGACAGCACGCCCAGGCCCACTGTCACCCCGGCAATGAGCGGCAGATACTTCTTTATGTCTGGGTTgtctataacataaaataatcagTCGGTAGAATACTGTGGCGGTCAACGAACTATTCTTCAGGAAACGTTGACAATCCGGTATCTAAGTAATTGTTATGTAGTGACTCgagactagtcgagttcctcgtcaaataattacgtggcTAAGTCAAaaaccataataattagttcatgatttgtgtgtttttaatgaaactttCCTAGTCACCTATCCTTGACGGCTCATCTGGCGAATAGACCGCTCGCGATCTACTGCACGTGTGCATATCATGTTCATACGGTCATACGAAGCTCCTGCATCGATTGCGTGTAGTTGCAAGCGGTACATTTGTTACATGTGA
This genomic window contains:
- the LOC118263375 gene encoding uncharacterized protein LOC118263375 isoform X1, which produces MPLYNPDIKKYLPLIAGVTVGLGVLSLLSIGCKSSPPSTITALPMSSRPIPYGEEYSTHTAVTIEDSEIEDCEECLKIDPRKRRWPTLEEEQEEYKRIRERDEQKRKVELLVQECIDKYQKSLDCDKTEYDENASGPL
- the LOC118263375 gene encoding uncharacterized protein LOC118263375 isoform X2, coding for MSDNPDIKKYLPLIAGVTVGLGVLSLLSIGCKSSPPSTITALPMSSRPIPYGEEYSTHTAVTIEDSEIEDCEECLKIDPRKRRWPTLEEEQEEYKRIRERDEQKRKVELLVQECIDKYQKSLDCDKTEYDENASGPL